The Festucalex cinctus isolate MCC-2025b chromosome 10, RoL_Fcin_1.0, whole genome shotgun sequence region CTGTGTgactatattgtgcttttatgaTCAAGCGTAAACTCATTTTGGAAAATTCATGTGAGTTCATGTTTGTATACACAGCATAGAGATAACATAGCAGAGTTTGGCTTCATATGACAAGTCTATATGACTAATTGTCAtattttgtcattattattgaTGACTTCAATATGaggcacaaaaaacaacaacaaaataatagaAACCATCAAGCTCGATAAAACATTTCAAGGGGTGTCTCAAGTTTTAGAAGCAtcacaaaatatcaaattaacgAAGaatttaacatccatccatccatccatccatccattttcttgaccgcttattcctcacaagggtcgcggggggtgctggcgcctatctcagctggctctgggcagtagtcgggggacaccctagactggttgccaaccaatcgcagaagaATTTAACAGTAACAAATAAATTCTCCAAATGGGCTCTCATGCACAAGTttttaataaaactaaatacattttgaagGCCATCAGTAACTCTTTAGGCTAAACAATTTACACAATTGCATTGCTGTTAATACACTTGATGTAGATTTagtagaaaaataaattacagcGTTCTGTTCTCCTGCTACCAAAACTGTTGCTGGCaacggaagaagaagaagaagaaagaaactgAGATATTTGAGAAACTTAGAAAATGATTTTATGTTGGACCCGTATAACAATGGGGTTTTTATGTTGAACTAATAAAACGCAATCATGTTGAAcaggtcaactttttttttatacgtgtATTCCTCTTACAATCAAGGAAATTTTCttcgtaaaaataaaaacgtgcaAAATGTGACTGTGCTTTGAAGAGTAGTGCAAAAGGTACAgtactgtatgtaaaataaaatacaataaacaaaaataagcaaAACTTAAGTGATACCCAAACTAATAACGTATTTTACATTTAAGCTATTTGTATGATCATAAGCATGCGTGAATAAAGGAAGCACTAAATCTTGCATGTTTTAAAATCAGCAGGATTAGCTCCCTTTGGCAAATACGGTACAATACGGCAAATACCGAGAAAGAGCAAAGAAGGTCTTAATTAAAACAGTTGTGTTCATTAACTCCACCTTATGTTTTCTTAGTgatgtttgtttgcattttagCAGGATTATGCTAAACAATTGCTCAGCCTTTATTTGCCAAACTGTGATTCTATGGAGCTATTTGTAGCCATAAGCCAAAAGGGGTAAATGATTACAAAATAGGAAATAGTGGATTCAGTGATGTGATATCATAGTTGTCTGCATTTTAAACTCAAGTGACAGAGGCACGTGGTAAAGTGTGAAAGTGGAGATGGAGGTCCTTGTCAGTCAAGTCATGGACATTCTCAATTCTCAGGTCAGTACACAATGTATTGCAGTATTTACATGTAAAACACGTTAACTGAGCCTGTCTTCCATCTGTCTGGTTTGACTTCGTCTGTGCAGTATCCAGAGAAGAGGAAAATCCTTTTGCCATTCTTCCAGTGAATCACATAAAGCAAACGTTCAGCGCGAGCCGCGCCACCATTAAAGTGCAAAAGTCCAAAGGACCAAGAAGCTCCTTTGCAAATGTGACATTTGCGAATGAACCCCTCTCatcaaaatggagaaaaaagatGGGACGTTCACATTGCATTTGCCACCTTAACTGTGATGGAAAAATGAGCGCTCAAGGAAGCACATGTAGTCTTTGAGGCTTCGATGAATACATTGATGCTCCAAGTGGCACACTGCAGTAAAAGAAAGTGAGGGAATTCAAGAGAAAAGCAACACAATGTTTTACTGTATTATGACTATTATATAGCTCATATTACCTGTGCAATCGTAATGTTCTTCCTTTTCATAATCCTTGTTCTACAATCATCGACTTTGGCCTGTAAAGAGAGGAAAATGCAGTGAGAATGAGAGAACATCAAATTTCAAATCTACAGccacaacaaaacattttggaccatGTACCTCTCTGACTTTTTGTTGACTGGTTCCTGTGGCTGTTTTTCCACCTGTTGCTTCTGCTCTTGCTCCATTCTAATTGACATTCACATTGAATATGATCTGAAGTAATAGTTTGCACGAAGGAATAAAGTGCTAGACAAAGAGTTAGGACTAAAAACTCACCTTTCTCTACGGGCTTTAATCCTCTCCTCGTCAAACCtgcaatgaaaaaaatgttttaatcttACAGTTAATCCTGTTTAGACATTTTCAACAATTGCAAAACAATTGAAGAATGTGACTGCTTGCGATTTGGGAGTCAGACTATTCCTCGTGAGAAGAACTTACTGCAAAACACATTCCGGTATGTGTACGTGCTCCATAGGGACCATTTGGGCCAGTTCATCCAGGCTGTGAACATACTGGATTTTATTCATGAACTTCACACTGTAAATGACAGCAAGAGAACGGCACAATCAATACATGTAAAGTactaaaacatttatatttttgcaaTATGATTTGGTATACATTTATCCTGAATGATCTttcttactttatttatttaattatttaattagtcTTAGAATAAAAATAGTAAGATGGTGACAGACAATAGCAATAGTCTtcactttttttcaaattaggacctcagaatgttttttttctggtattTATGATCTTAACttgtttttataatattgtATTTGGCAATTAAGCTCTGTGCGAGGTTTGTGCAGGACATTTCTCCGAAAACCTACGAGACACTGCCTTAGTTTAAGGTATCGGGTACTCATGGAGCCTGCCGATACCAGCCACCGATGCTTAAagcgtaaaataaataaataaataaataaataaataaataaaaataaaaaaaaatctgacatagATTAGGTCTTTAAACCATATTTTTTAGGCTTGTGAATCTCACCTGATAAAGGGCCTGGATATCGCCAGCACAGTGCGTATGAACCAAGTAGGATGAGCAATGACCAGAGACTTCAAATTCTTCCTCAATCTGatatcaaaaaaagaaaaaaaaatgaattaaaacatcTTAGAAttctgtttaaagggatacttgactcattgaacaattttcagcagtgaaaatgtaatattttgtccagaattaacttcattatttttcatgtacaattaatacctttaaaaagtatttttttctatttgctgccgactgatgatgacatcacctgtgctgaaaaAGTAGATAACGGcgaatcatggctcacctgttttctgggtttgatcagtaaactgagccatgattggtcgttacctaattcttaagcacaggtgatgtcaccatcagttgacagcaagtagaaaaaatactttttaaaggtattaattgtacataaaaaataatgaagttaccacattaattatagacacaacattaactttttactgctgaaaatagctcaatgagtcaagtatgacTTTAAAAATTTGCCTTATTATTGTAGGGGTCTTTGAAATGTTTTGCACCTTCCCTGCACCTGAATAAGATAAtggaaaatattattttcaagtGTAGTTTTAGAACACTACACCCACGACCAAAATGAATATGACACCACCAAATGTTTCCACTGAAATTAGTGGAGTTTGTTTGCCCGCATTAGCAAAGCAATGTTCTTATCAACACCCAAGGTATCTTTCTAAAGGCATAAACATTCAATGAAGCTCTTCAATCTCTTTGAATGCTTTGGGTGCATCTAATTCGCGTTAAATTTAAATGTCGTGAtccatatttttgttgtttggatTGCGTTtgattttgtcttgttttgttgtgGTTCATGTCTTGCCTgctcattagtttttttttttttccgcctgtGCTCGTCAACCCGTTGTGAAGGGAAAGACATGAAGCACaaacacacccccccccccaaaaaaagaagagacaaAACCAAATGCAGTGCATTTAAAAGTTTCTTTCACACCTTCTGTCAATCATCTGGTAGCATTTCTTGAGCCAGCTAATTCCAGGCATCTTACTCCTGGGTGTGGCTCCATTCATGTAGATGATCAGGTAGTCTTCAGCTACCAGCATCTCCAGACTGCTCACCACGTACCTGGAAGAGCAGGAAACGGTACTTATTCATGTTTCCTATCCACAATTGTGACATAAAACTCTAGAACTCACAGGAAGAGGTTTTCCATGATGTAGTGGTATTCTGCGATGCTGCTGTCAGGCAGGTAGCATGCAGAGAATACAATGATGGCGTTCAGGCCCTCTCCAAAATAACCTGAGGAGAGggtttggatttaaaaaaatatatacagtatattttttaaattcacactAGATATTCCGCTATCACTGACCTCCATGCGTGATGACTCTCTGGTACGGTCGGATGATCTGCATGTCAATTCTGTGCTCCTGTTCTCCAATGATCACCGTCCTCCACAGGCGTCCGTTGTTGGCATTCCCGTCCTCGTCCAAGTCTCCCGTACCACCAGTCGGACCGGCTTTTGCCGAGGCCACTGGAGTGTCATCTGGAATGATTGATTCACTCGTCAAATTATTAAGAACACCTGGATAATCTAAGCGCAGGTGTTGTTGATGTCGTCCTTTACCTTCCCATTCAAGGTCATTGCCATTGGTGATGAACTCCAGCGAGTCCGTCTCATCCGGCGTGTCGATGTCATCCACGTTGATGTCCAAGTCGTCGGGTGTGTCCAGAAAGTCATCCGACAGCAGCGATCCCTCGCTTTTATCCAGGGACAGATTCATCTCCGGCGCAACTAACGTACGGCGTGTACGGTGCGAGGACGACACGCCCGCGCTTCCTCCAGGTGGGCTCACGTTGAGGGTGTCGGGAGGAGCTATGAAGGAAACAGGAGAGGTGACATAAGAGCTTTCCAAAAATGAGAAATTGAGAGGTTCTCAATGAATTGTCTTACAGGTTCTGTTGTCTGTGAGGCCACAGGAGGAATCCATGTCTCCGTATTCGGGTAAAAGTCTGAGTGACAAACAACACAACATTTATGTATTTGATgagcttattttattttatttcattttatttctttttatttaattttattttcatttaatttattattatttttttttatttcactccccattcactcccagccattttcattgaagcaaccctcttcgctccgggctattttactggatttcaaCTGATTTTGcgagtcccacagaatattgtgttctattgctttaaaaacatggaacctaccaaaataaatattagagtctcttctttcatcaggaaaaaaaaagtatatatctgtttccgttttgcagcaattagcattagaatatagctaagtttcatcattcacaaatctgcttaaaattgtggggaaacagcttgttttcatcatggccctggttgatctcttatactctgctgccacctgctggccgttgttgttattactactatttttttcacctgttctttgcagttgagaggctacatcaaagccttctgtatgctcagcataaaaaaaaacacattaaaaaaatgtataaatacgtttttgggacacaatacatttaaaatggaacgtatttatacgtttttgggagcaaatgagttaagaacaaaATTCTCTGTTTCAGTAAAcaggtgattggtcattacctgagtgGGCGGCTATTTTGCCTGAAAATGACCTCACAgatgctcagggctcaagtaataaccaatcatggctcaatttcagaaaacaggtgagccgtgattggtcgttacctgagccctaagaaactgtaatgtcattttcattcaacagcaagtggcaaaatggccgccctctgagatggataaaaacagatgaAATTTGCTGCTTGTCATGTTttctacaaacacaatataataattattattattatttagttctCAGTAAACTGTGCTGGTGTGCCGAATGTTGTGTCCACTGCCTATGAGAGAGTACCATAATAATAACTTTACACAAAAGAATGTTAGATTACTCCAATTACTATGATGTTCAATGGACCATTCAAAATAACACTTTTGCCACTAATCCATCTTAACACCGAAAATGGGCATGCGAAGAAGAAAATGGTAATTAACTTCTCTCCGGGGACAGATGAAGATTACAAGGCTGCCAGGCAACATGAGGCAGAGCAGAGGAGGGAGGAGAAGGAAAAGGGAGGAGAGAAAATGCGGATGAGGGGAACAAAACACATcaaattcttttttgtgtgtttcataATTTATTCACATCACCCAAGACAACACTAACTATAAGTGCAAGTGATGCAGGGAGCTACACTGCAGTGTGTTTTTCCAGCTAAGGTGGTCTTTGCGCGTCTCCACGTGCTGCATTCCTGCGTATGCTTCATCATCCCTTCTGCGGGAGAATGGCGAACAGTCCCCTCTGAGCCACTGATAAACATCCTGAGTCCCTCCCTCAAGCACCCTTTTGCAAAATGATCAGTTTTGTACAGgataaaattgtaatagaaCAGAGAGAGCAAGATAATCCCTTTTGTTGCAATCTAGGTGAATTTCAACCATCAATATGAGTATTAAGCGATTCCTACCTTACAAAAGTGAGGTCAAATCAGTATTTTGGGCAGGGCTACACAAGTGTGCCTTTATCTTCCGTATTCTTATTCATCCTCAGTCTTCCCTCCATTAGTTCAATACAGAGCATCTCTCAGAGGCCACTTAAAAAGCGCTTCTGCTCCTTCTGTTTCTCTCCACCACTAAAAGCTGACACCATTTCAGCAATGGCGATGTTGTGTTTTGGATCGGTGACTGCTGCTGCATCACATGACCATCCCCAGACCATTCACAAAGAGTGTCGCACCTGCTCTAGGAAGCAGGGAGGAGGAAGGCTCTGTGTCACATTTGTTCTCTTTTATGGTCCGCCGAGCATTGCATCATCACCTTACATTTTTGGATGATCACATCATACTTGCACAATTAACAGCTGCATCAACAATGTAAAGATTGTgaagattattattatgcttattTGTCTGTTGCTTGTACTGCTTATTTTCcctgtattgttttgtttttatgattgctcatagggatgtttgatacaatttttttaagACTACTATCAGTACAaacactcaactcttgagtagccaCCAATACCAATACCAAATATCATTACAAAGCACCAATACCAATAGTACTTTTATCTAAAATATAgcctcctcccaaaaaaaaaaaaaaacaaaaacaaaaaaacaataacagccCATCTCTAGTTGTTAAGCATTTGTCAAAGGACATTTCTCgtaaacaatccatccatccatccattttcttgaccgcttattcctcacaagggtcgcgggggctgctggcgcctatctcagctggctctgggcagtagggggggggacaccctggactggttgccaaccaatcgcagggcacacagagacgaacaaccatccacactcacacgcacacctagggacaattcagagcgcccaattaacctgccatgcatgtctttggaatgtgggaggagaccggagtacccggagaagagtaAACAATCCACATGaataattatcatcatcattgtttaAAGTACTATTAGGAAAAATATGCCTTTGCACTTGTAAAATGTATTGTATGTGTTTTAGTATGAGGATAAGCAACCAGATGATGTGTCTCTCTGATCGTATCTTTGCTGTGAGACAAAACAAGACGTCTGTGGTTGGTGGTCACCAGCTGCATGAGGCAGATGATAACTGCCTGTTCATGTGCATAATATATGACCTCGCATAATGAGAAGGAGGCAGTCATTTCTTAGACCAGCCATCAGGTTGTACTTGTATTTGAACTGTCTCCCTCCTTgcatatttttagttagttgtaTCTCTTTGCATCTCTATCAACTCTGAAATATGACTTCACAAGATGTCAAACCATGGATGACACACATAAATCCCATTTTCAACATGCTcagaacatttttgtttctgttttcttAATCACTTATCGATTTACAGTTTGTGGGATAACCAGAAAATAACCAGACTGTTAAGACATGGCTCTGTGAATGTCAGAGATCAGGTTGGTGATTGTTATTCTGGTCACCATATTGAGAAATCTTTCATCTGTCACGATGAGCCATAGCATTTTACTATCCCTCTGACTTTAAGTCAAAGTAGATTTACAGTGCCAAACAATGCAGGAATATGACATGCACAGGTCCAAATAACACAAAACAAGTGAGAGGATTCTTACCAGTTCAAAGTAGCAATAACTCACCTGGGGAAATCTTCATCCTGCCACTCGTCTTTCACTTCCATGTTCTCCATTCTTAGAGTTGCTTCGGTGGTGCCCATCCCTCAGCAAGGGGAGCAAGGGCCTAAAAATAAGCGCAGACACATATTtgtaaaaacaatttgaaacgcAGGACAAAAACTGATAAACTAGCTGACCAGCTCCAGTGAAGAGATGTTACATTTAAATAGTAAATGAAACCGTTTGCTTTAGTGGCTAGATTAAATCCACTCAATTTACACTTCATGGTGACATTTAGGGGTTGAAAGCACTGTGGGTCACATTGTTCTATACCCCTGCCCACTTCGCACATGTGAGAAGCATGTGATGAAGCCCATTTTGTGAGTCAAGTCAGATATTGTACGAGCTTCCTCCTGGGTGGAAATCAATAGGTCATTATTGAGAATACACTATTTCTTCCTAACTATTTTCTAATCCTGTTTTAGCCTACCTTAAGATCACCAACATTGCTAAATAAAGTAACCAAAATATGAGAAACACCTCTCAATGTTGCAAACGAAAACCACAACAATAAACATATTGTTGAATAGCCCCTCAATAATATTTGAGGTTAGAATCTTACCaaataacataattttattGGTAAAGTCAAGGTTATCATACACTCTAAGGCGCACGTCTGTAAGGCGCACGTGtgacataaataaaaattcaaccaAAATGCACTGGAATTTTAATGTGCTGATTTCCACCCATGGAAGGGGGGAGAAACTGCAGCACAAGTCAAACATGCCAATTGGCGCACAAATCTGAATCTCCAATCTGTGAAGCTGCTGCACATCATTAACAACAAGACGGCCccattgcatttttttggtgTGACCTAGAACAGTTGGATTTCATGAGGTCAGCTTAGCATCTGGCATGACGTCAACGACTATACTCACATGAGATGGTGGAGAACTCCTTCAAATTCTTCAAATTGTCTGGCCCTCCGTGTGTGCGTATTGTTAACCTTCCATCTCCTCACTCACAGGAACAGAAATTTGAGTCCATCCTCCAAACTGACCCAAATGCATACGTCTCCTCTTCCTCTACTTCACATGCACGTACACTCATGCATACACACGCAGACAGTGTCCTCAATGTCAGTTGCTAGCCAGCAGCAGGTGCTTGAAGACAGGGGGCACCTCTGTGctggatcccccccccccccagccgccCTCCCCGTCTCTTTTCCTTCGGCTCTTCCACCTTTGTTGGGAAAAGACTGGTTGTGAAGAGTGAGTCGACAGGCTGCCTCTTAAACCCTGAATTTCTTCAGTCAGAGAGCATCAGCTGCGGCATCATGATCTTGATCATTCCTCTCAATCGTGCTTCTAAATATTACCCATTTCCTAACCCTACTTGTATTGACTATATCAAAATTTTTCCTCggtagaatcttttttttttaatcctgcaGCAACTTGGGGAAAAGAAGCAC contains the following coding sequences:
- the atcaya gene encoding caytaxin isoform X2, with product MDSSCGLTDNRTSPPDTLNVSPPGGSAGVSSSHRTRRTLVAPEMNLSLDKSEGSLLSDDFLDTPDDLDINVDDIDTPDETDSLEFITNGNDLEWEDDTPVASAKAGPTGGTGDLDEDGNANNGRLWRTVIIGEQEHRIDMQIIRPYQRVITHGGYFGEGLNAIIVFSACYLPDSSIAEYHYIMENLFLYVVSSLEMLVAEDYLIIYMNGATPRSKMPGISWLKKCYQMIDRRLRKNLKSLVIAHPTWFIRTVLAISRPFISVKFMNKIQYVHSLDELAQMVPMEHVHIPECVLQFDEERIKARRERMEQEQKQQVEKQPQEPVNKKSERPKSMIVEQGL
- the atcaya gene encoding caytaxin isoform X1, which codes for MGTTEATLRMENMEVKDEWQDEDFPRLLPEYGDMDSSCGLTDNRTSPPDTLNVSPPGGSAGVSSSHRTRRTLVAPEMNLSLDKSEGSLLSDDFLDTPDDLDINVDDIDTPDETDSLEFITNGNDLEWEDDTPVASAKAGPTGGTGDLDEDGNANNGRLWRTVIIGEQEHRIDMQIIRPYQRVITHGGYFGEGLNAIIVFSACYLPDSSIAEYHYIMENLFLYVVSSLEMLVAEDYLIIYMNGATPRSKMPGISWLKKCYQMIDRRLRKNLKSLVIAHPTWFIRTVLAISRPFISVKFMNKIQYVHSLDELAQMVPMEHVHIPECVLQFDEERIKARRERMEQEQKQQVEKQPQEPVNKKSERPKSMIVEQGL